The Haloarchaeobius amylolyticus genome window below encodes:
- a CDS encoding cystathionine gamma-synthase: MTDDEDHRIETRSIHAGQEPDEETGALMTPIYANSTYKQDGPGDHRGYEYSRTANPTRTDLEANLASLEGGEFGRCFSSGMGAINTVLNLLESGDHVVTGEDVYGGTHRIFTQVYEDYDLEFTFVDMTDLDAIADAMQANTELLWLETPTNPLMSIVDIEGAAEVAHEHDALCAIDNTFATPYLQRPLELGADIVSHSLTKYLGGHSDVVGGALVTDDADLDERIGFYQNSVGATPGPHDCFLVLRGTKTLPVRMDRHCENASAIATWLDDHPAVSEVFYPGLEDHPGHDVAAAQMDDFGGMLSFEVDGTLEQASTVVSETEVFTLAESLGGVESLIEQPAAMTHAAIPREERLEAGLTDGLIRASVGIEHVDDLKADLEQAFDAAGL; this comes from the coding sequence ATGACCGACGACGAGGACCATCGCATCGAGACGCGGTCGATCCACGCAGGGCAGGAACCGGACGAGGAGACGGGCGCGCTGATGACGCCCATCTACGCGAACTCGACGTACAAGCAGGACGGCCCCGGCGACCACCGCGGCTACGAGTACTCCCGGACCGCGAACCCGACGCGGACCGACCTCGAGGCCAACCTGGCGAGCCTCGAAGGCGGCGAGTTCGGGCGCTGTTTCTCCTCCGGGATGGGGGCCATCAACACCGTCCTCAACCTGCTCGAATCGGGCGACCACGTCGTCACCGGCGAGGACGTCTACGGTGGGACCCACCGCATCTTCACGCAGGTGTACGAGGACTACGACCTCGAGTTCACGTTCGTGGACATGACCGACCTCGACGCCATCGCTGACGCGATGCAGGCGAACACGGAACTCCTCTGGCTCGAGACCCCGACGAACCCCCTGATGTCCATCGTCGACATCGAGGGCGCCGCCGAGGTCGCCCACGAGCACGACGCGCTCTGTGCCATCGACAACACGTTCGCGACGCCGTACCTCCAGCGACCGCTCGAACTCGGCGCCGACATCGTGAGCCACTCGCTGACGAAGTACCTCGGTGGCCACTCCGACGTGGTCGGTGGCGCACTCGTCACCGACGACGCGGACCTGGACGAGCGCATCGGCTTCTACCAGAACTCCGTGGGCGCGACGCCCGGCCCGCACGATTGCTTCCTCGTGCTGCGCGGGACGAAGACCCTGCCCGTGCGGATGGACCGTCACTGCGAGAACGCCAGCGCCATCGCGACGTGGCTCGACGACCACCCCGCCGTCTCCGAGGTCTTCTACCCCGGCCTCGAGGACCACCCCGGCCACGACGTCGCGGCCGCACAGATGGACGACTTCGGCGGTATGCTCAGTTTCGAGGTCGACGGGACGCTCGAACAGGCCAGCACCGTCGTCTCCGAGACCGAGGTGTTCACCCTCGCGGAGTCCCTCGGCGGCGTCGAGAGCCTCATCGAACAGCCCGCGGCGATGACCCACGCGGCCATCCCGCGCGAGGAACGTCTCGAGGCCGGGCTCACCGACGGCCTCATCCGCGCCTCGGTCGGCATCGAGCACGTCGACGACCTGAAAGCGGACCTCGAACAGGCCTTCGACGCGGCGGGCCTCTAG
- a CDS encoding MBL fold metallo-hydrolase, whose protein sequence is MTPDGVHPLSLEFDFGDRELTIHPTVVETDHGLVLVDVGLPGAVDRLEPALDDLGFALADVSTVMLTHHDGDHAGGLSELEEATDVFVVAHADEVPYVDGEEQPVKSPPDAERYPPVPVDLELVGDEVFRTHAGPMRVVETPGHAPGHVSLYFPDHRFLVAADALNNDDGFVGPKPEYTPDMATAIESVGTLADLDVETTHCYHGGTADAGTDAIREIYESLSQSRQ, encoded by the coding sequence ATGACACCGGACGGCGTCCACCCCCTCTCGCTCGAGTTCGACTTCGGGGACCGCGAGCTGACCATCCATCCGACCGTCGTCGAGACCGACCACGGGCTGGTCCTCGTCGACGTGGGACTGCCCGGCGCGGTCGACCGGCTCGAACCGGCGCTCGACGACCTCGGCTTCGCCCTCGCGGACGTCTCGACGGTCATGCTCACCCACCACGACGGCGACCACGCGGGCGGCCTCTCGGAACTCGAGGAGGCGACCGACGTGTTCGTCGTCGCCCACGCCGACGAGGTCCCCTACGTCGACGGGGAGGAACAGCCCGTCAAGTCACCGCCGGACGCCGAACGCTACCCGCCGGTTCCAGTCGACCTCGAACTGGTCGGCGACGAGGTCTTCCGGACCCACGCGGGCCCGATGCGGGTCGTCGAGACCCCCGGTCACGCGCCCGGGCACGTCTCGCTGTACTTCCCCGACCACCGGTTCCTCGTCGCCGCGGACGCGCTCAACAACGACGACGGGTTCGTGGGGCCGAAACCGGAGTACACCCCCGACATGGCGACCGCCATCGAGTCGGTCGGCACGCTCGCCGACCTCGACGTCGAGACGACGCATTGCTACCACGGCGGGACCGCGGACGCGGGCACCGACGCTATCCGGGAGATATACGAGTCGCTGTCGCAGTCTCGCCAGTAA
- a CDS encoding elongation factor 1-beta has product MGKVAAKIKVMPNSPDIDLDELQERLESSLPEGAKINGVERDNVAFGLVALFPTVIVPDDAGGTEAVEEAFTEVEGVESVSVENVGRI; this is encoded by the coding sequence ATGGGAAAAGTCGCCGCCAAGATCAAGGTAATGCCGAACAGCCCCGACATCGACCTCGACGAGCTCCAGGAGCGCCTGGAGAGCTCGCTCCCCGAGGGTGCGAAGATCAACGGCGTCGAGCGTGACAACGTCGCGTTCGGCCTCGTCGCCCTCTTCCCGACCGTCATCGTGCCCGACGACGCGGGTGGCACGGAGGCAGTTGAGGAGGCCTTCACCGAGGTCGAGGGCGTCGAGTCCGTCTCCGTCGAGAACGTCGGCCGCATCTGA
- a CDS encoding HVO_2753 family zinc finger protein, with amino-acid sequence MSDSEQRARRRCVSCGINISGTNAAAFKCPDCGTQIYRCAKCRKQSNLYNCPNCQFEGP; translated from the coding sequence ATGAGCGATTCCGAACAGCGTGCCCGGCGACGGTGCGTCTCCTGTGGGATCAACATCTCCGGGACGAACGCCGCCGCGTTCAAGTGCCCCGACTGCGGGACACAGATCTACCGGTGCGCCAAGTGCCGAAAGCAGAGCAACCTGTACAACTGCCCGAACTGCCAATTCGAGGGTCCGTAA
- a CDS encoding tripartite tricarboxylate transporter permease, protein MATPETDLFLLASVVAGIALGTASGLTPGLHANNFALLLAAVAPAVPAPPTVVVAAMLAAGVTHTFLDAVPALALGVPDAAMAASALPGHRLVLAGRGREALRLSVLGSAGALVVSVPVAVPATAAMTAAYPTIRAHLSLVLAGVVALTLATEVTWRARGGGLVVLALAGGLGVVALPLEPRAPLPASVLTPLFAGLFGAPVLLDALEGAGVPPQDGTGLLLAPRSVALATAAGACAGGAVGYLPGVSSAIAATAALAVLPGDAGDRGYVVATSGVNTANSIFALFALVALGTPRTGVLVAVDRVGGAPALGTALLVVVLAGAVATGLVLTVGDRYLSVVGALDPRRLSVGALVLLTGLSWLFAGGVGLLLFVTATAIGLVPPRLGTRRVYCMGVLLVPLAL, encoded by the coding sequence ATGGCCACGCCCGAGACCGACCTGTTCCTGCTGGCGTCGGTCGTCGCCGGTATCGCGCTGGGGACGGCGAGCGGGCTGACGCCGGGACTCCACGCGAACAACTTCGCGCTGTTGCTGGCGGCCGTGGCGCCCGCGGTGCCGGCGCCGCCGACGGTCGTGGTCGCCGCGATGCTCGCGGCCGGGGTGACACACACCTTCCTCGACGCGGTGCCCGCACTGGCGCTGGGGGTGCCGGACGCGGCGATGGCGGCCTCGGCGCTGCCGGGGCACAGATTGGTACTGGCGGGGCGGGGCCGCGAGGCCCTACGGCTGTCGGTGCTTGGCAGCGCCGGGGCGCTGGTCGTGTCGGTCCCGGTGGCGGTGCCGGCGACCGCGGCGATGACGGCGGCCTACCCGACCATCCGGGCGCACCTCTCGCTGGTGCTGGCCGGCGTGGTGGCGCTCACGCTGGCGACCGAGGTGACGTGGCGCGCCCGTGGTGGCGGGCTGGTCGTCCTCGCGCTGGCGGGTGGGCTCGGCGTGGTGGCGCTCCCGCTGGAACCCAGGGCGCCGCTACCGGCCAGCGTCCTGACCCCGCTGTTCGCGGGGCTGTTCGGCGCGCCGGTCCTGCTCGACGCGCTGGAGGGCGCCGGGGTTCCGCCACAGGACGGCACCGGCCTCCTGCTCGCGCCCCGGTCGGTAGCTCTGGCGACGGCCGCCGGGGCCTGCGCGGGTGGGGCCGTGGGCTACCTCCCGGGCGTCTCCAGCGCCATCGCGGCGACCGCGGCACTGGCGGTCCTGCCGGGCGACGCGGGCGACCGGGGCTACGTCGTCGCAACGAGCGGGGTGAACACGGCGAACTCGATATTCGCACTCTTCGCGCTCGTGGCACTCGGGACGCCCCGGACCGGGGTGCTGGTCGCGGTGGACAGGGTCGGTGGGGCGCCGGCGCTCGGCACCGCCCTGCTCGTCGTCGTACTCGCGGGAGCCGTCGCCACCGGGCTGGTCCTCACGGTCGGGGACCGCTACCTCTCGGTCGTGGGTGCGCTCGACCCACGGCGGCTCTCCGTCGGCGCGCTGGTGCTGCTCACCGGGCTCTCGTGGCTGTTCGCCGGCGGCGTCGGACTGCTCCTGTTCGTGACCGCGACCGCCATCGGACTGGTCCCGCCGCGGCTCGGAACCCGGCGCGTCTACTGCATGGGTGTGTTACTCGTTCCACTGGCGCTGTGA
- the rpl12p gene encoding 50S ribosomal protein P1, protein MEYVYAALILNESGEEINEDNLTAVLDAAGVDVEESRVKALVAALEDVDIDEAVAEAAAVPAGGAASGGAAGGADEGGDEGGDEEEVSDVPDTTDEDEGEEEDEDASGEGLGNLFG, encoded by the coding sequence ATGGAGTACGTTTACGCAGCACTCATCCTGAACGAATCGGGCGAAGAGATCAACGAAGACAACCTGACCGCCGTGCTCGACGCAGCTGGCGTCGACGTGGAGGAGTCCCGTGTGAAGGCGCTCGTCGCCGCACTCGAGGACGTCGACATCGACGAGGCCGTCGCAGAGGCCGCTGCCGTCCCCGCGGGCGGTGCAGCCTCCGGTGGCGCCGCCGGCGGTGCCGACGAGGGTGGCGACGAAGGTGGCGACGAGGAAGAGGTCTCCGACGTGCCGGACACGACGGACGAAGACGAGGGCGAGGAAGAAGACGAGGACGCCTCGGGCGAGGGCCTGGGCAACCTCTTCGGCTGA
- a CDS encoding 50S ribosomal protein L10 → MSAEAERKTQNLPQWKKDEVDELVDIIESYESVGIVNVAGIPSRQLQAMRADLYPDTQLRMSRNTLLTRALEEVDDGIEVLTEHIEGQVGLIGTDDNPFALFKILEESKTPAPINAGEVAPNDIVIPEGDTGVDPGPFVGELQQVGAAARIMDGSIHVTEDSNVLSAGEEVSEQLSNVLSELGIEPKEVGLDLRAVYSDGVVFDPEDLDIDVDAYRSDVQTAAARARNLSVNAVYPTAQTAPTLIAKATGEAKSLGLYAAIESPDLADDLVRKADAQVRALAANIDDEEALPEALRGVSAPAAPAEETAEDESTDDQDTTETDTDADAADEEDDDDGDEEDGAAGLGNMFG, encoded by the coding sequence ATGAGCGCAGAAGCCGAACGCAAGACCCAGAACCTTCCGCAGTGGAAGAAGGACGAGGTCGACGAGCTCGTGGACATCATCGAGTCCTACGAGTCCGTCGGTATCGTCAACGTCGCCGGCATCCCGAGCCGGCAGCTGCAGGCCATGCGTGCGGACCTCTACCCGGACACGCAGCTGCGGATGAGTCGGAACACGCTGCTGACGCGTGCACTCGAAGAGGTCGACGACGGCATCGAGGTGCTCACCGAGCACATCGAGGGCCAGGTCGGCCTCATCGGGACCGACGACAACCCGTTCGCACTGTTCAAGATTCTGGAGGAGTCGAAGACGCCCGCACCCATCAACGCCGGGGAGGTCGCCCCGAACGACATCGTCATTCCGGAAGGCGACACCGGCGTCGACCCGGGTCCGTTCGTCGGCGAGCTCCAGCAGGTCGGTGCGGCAGCTCGCATCATGGATGGCTCCATCCACGTCACCGAGGACTCCAACGTCCTCAGCGCTGGAGAGGAAGTTTCCGAACAGCTCTCCAACGTCCTGAGCGAACTCGGCATCGAGCCGAAGGAAGTGGGTCTGGACCTGCGCGCCGTGTATTCCGACGGCGTCGTGTTCGACCCCGAGGACCTCGACATCGACGTGGACGCCTACCGCAGCGACGTCCAGACCGCAGCGGCTCGCGCACGGAACCTGTCCGTGAACGCGGTGTACCCGACGGCTCAGACGGCCCCCACCCTCATCGCGAAGGCGACGGGCGAAGCCAAGAGCCTCGGCCTCTACGCCGCCATCGAGAGCCCGGACCTCGCGGACGACCTCGTCCGCAAGGCCGACGCGCAGGTTCGCGCGCTCGCGGCCAACATCGACGACGAGGAGGCACTCCCGGAGGCGCTGCGCGGCGTGTCCGCGCCCGCGGCCCCCGCCGAGGAGACCGCCGAAGACGAATCGACTGACGACCAAGACACGACCGAGACGGACACCGACGCCGACGCCGCCGACGAGGAAGACGACGACGACGGCGACGAGGAGGACGGTGCAGCCGGTCTCGGAAACATGTTCGGATAA
- a CDS encoding 50S ribosomal protein L1: MADQDIVDAVSRALEDAPERNFRETVDLAINLRDLDLNDPSQRVDESVVLPSGTGQETQIVVFAEGETGLRAEDVADEVFSGDELADLGDDDDRAKDLADETDFFIAQEDMMQDVARHLGTILGPRGKMPTPLGLDEDVVETVNRMKNTVQLRSRDRRTFHTRVGAEDMSADDIADNIDVIIRRLHANLEKGPLNVDSIYVKTTMGPSVEVNA; this comes from the coding sequence ATGGCAGACCAGGACATAGTAGACGCAGTCTCTCGCGCTCTCGAGGACGCACCCGAGCGGAACTTCCGCGAAACGGTGGACCTCGCGATCAACCTGAGAGATCTCGACCTTAACGATCCGTCACAGCGTGTCGACGAGTCCGTCGTCCTGCCGTCCGGAACCGGCCAGGAGACCCAAATCGTGGTCTTCGCCGAAGGCGAAACCGGCCTTCGCGCAGAAGACGTCGCTGACGAGGTATTCAGCGGCGACGAACTGGCCGATCTGGGCGACGACGACGACCGCGCAAAGGACCTCGCCGACGAGACAGACTTCTTCATCGCGCAGGAGGACATGATGCAAGACGTCGCTCGTCATCTCGGTACCATTCTGGGTCCACGCGGTAAGATGCCGACCCCGCTCGGCCTCGACGAAGACGTCGTTGAGACGGTGAATCGCATGAAGAACACAGTGCAGCTCCGGAGTCGTGACCGGCGGACGTTCCACACTCGTGTCGGTGCAGAAGACATGAGTGCGGACGACATCGCCGACAACATCGACGTCATCATCCGTCGCCTGCACGCCAACCTCGAGAAGGGCCCGCTCAACGTGGACTCCATCTACGTGAAGACCACGATGGGCCCCTCGGTGGAGGTGAACGCCTGA
- a CDS encoding bacteriorhodopsin, with translation MAQVGAESLWLLIGTIGMTIGTLYFVGRGRGVTDKKMQEFYIITIFITAIAAAMYFLMYTGFGVTTVTAGGEELTIYWARYADWLFTTPLLLLDLALLAGASRNTIFTLVGLDVFMIGTGLIAALETTPAYRIVWWGISTGALLVLLYFLVGTLSKQAKTKSPQVQTLFGQLRNIIMGLWLLYPVVWLIGTEGTLGILPLYWETAAFMVLDLSAKVGFGMVLLGSRSILEDAAGVTPSEPEPEADVAA, from the coding sequence ATGGCGCAAGTTGGAGCTGAATCACTCTGGTTGCTGATCGGTACCATCGGAATGACCATCGGGACACTGTACTTCGTGGGTCGCGGCCGCGGTGTCACCGACAAGAAGATGCAGGAGTTCTACATCATCACCATCTTCATCACGGCCATCGCCGCCGCGATGTACTTCCTGATGTATACCGGGTTCGGGGTCACCACCGTCACCGCCGGTGGCGAGGAACTGACCATCTACTGGGCCCGCTACGCGGACTGGCTGTTCACCACGCCGCTGCTGCTACTGGACCTCGCACTCCTCGCGGGTGCGAGCCGTAACACCATCTTCACGCTCGTCGGCCTCGACGTGTTCATGATCGGGACCGGCCTCATCGCCGCCCTCGAGACGACGCCCGCCTACCGCATCGTCTGGTGGGGCATCAGCACCGGTGCGCTGCTCGTGCTGCTGTACTTCCTGGTCGGCACGCTCTCGAAGCAGGCCAAGACGAAGTCCCCGCAGGTCCAGACCCTGTTCGGCCAGCTCCGGAACATCATCATGGGCCTCTGGCTGCTGTACCCCGTCGTCTGGCTCATCGGTACCGAGGGAACCCTCGGTATCCTGCCCCTGTACTGGGAGACGGCCGCGTTCATGGTCCTCGACCTGAGCGCGAAGGTCGGGTTCGGGATGGTGCTGCTCGGCAGCCGCTCCATCCTCGAGGACGCCGCCGGCGTCACCCCGAGCGAGCCCGAGCCGGAAGCCGACGTGGCGGCCTGA
- a CDS encoding 50S ribosomal protein L11: MAGTIEALVPGGQANPGPPLGPELGPTPVDVQEVVNEINEQTAAFDGMEVPVTVEYEDDGSFTIDVGVPPTAALIKDEAGFETGSGEPQENFVANMTIDQVKKVAKQKQTDLLSYDLKNAAKEVVGTCTSLGVTIEGENPREFKERLDSGEYDEQFTEE, from the coding sequence ATGGCTGGAACTATCGAAGCGCTCGTCCCGGGCGGGCAGGCCAACCCTGGCCCGCCGCTCGGCCCCGAGCTCGGTCCGACACCCGTCGACGTGCAGGAAGTCGTCAACGAGATCAACGAACAGACCGCCGCGTTCGACGGGATGGAGGTCCCCGTCACCGTGGAGTACGAGGACGACGGCTCCTTCACCATCGACGTCGGTGTCCCGCCGACGGCCGCGCTCATCAAGGACGAGGCCGGATTCGAGACGGGCAGCGGCGAACCCCAGGAGAACTTCGTCGCCAACATGACCATCGACCAGGTCAAGAAGGTCGCCAAGCAGAAGCAGACCGACCTGCTCTCGTACGACCTGAAGAACGCAGCGAAGGAGGTCGTCGGGACCTGCACCTCGCTGGGTGTCACCATCGAAGGTGAGAACCCGCGCGAGTTCAAGGAGCGCCTCGACAGCGGCGAGTACGACGAGCAGTTCACCGAGGAATAA
- the cutA gene encoding divalent-cation tolerance protein CutA, with product MPTVYITAPPDEAGRIARTLVEERLAACVNRVRCRSTYRWEGEVHDDDEEILLAKTTDAGYDALVARVQELHPYDVPCIERFDEADVTDAFGSWLAESVE from the coding sequence ATGCCGACCGTCTACATCACGGCGCCGCCGGACGAGGCCGGCCGCATCGCCAGAACGCTCGTCGAGGAACGCCTCGCGGCCTGCGTCAACCGGGTCCGCTGCCGGTCGACGTACCGCTGGGAGGGCGAGGTCCACGACGACGACGAGGAGATACTGCTGGCGAAGACGACCGACGCGGGCTACGACGCGCTGGTCGCGCGTGTCCAAGAACTCCATCCCTACGACGTGCCGTGCATCGAGCGGTTCGACGAGGCCGACGTGACCGACGCCTTCGGCTCGTGGCTCGCGGAGTCGGTCGAGTGA
- a CDS encoding HEWD family protein, translating to MTKLRKPTARSCERCGRKEAWNDEVESWRIVDDEVGNPWCIHEWDIDGTFNPIEE from the coding sequence ATGACGAAGCTTCGCAAACCCACCGCCCGCAGTTGCGAGCGGTGCGGCCGGAAGGAGGCGTGGAACGACGAGGTCGAGTCCTGGCGCATCGTCGACGACGAGGTCGGGAACCCCTGGTGCATCCACGAGTGGGACATCGACGGGACGTTCAACCCGATAGAGGAGTAG
- a CDS encoding YbhB/YbcL family Raf kinase inhibitor-like protein, whose product MSSRAASEFAIEATAFDEGASIPARYTCDGADVSPELTIGGIPEETASLALVVDDPDAPGGTFDHWLLWNLPPDTVNLPEEVPHGETVPSLGDARQGENGFDSVGYRGPCPPTAHGAHTYRFTLYACDSDLDVAGGAAGDEVRSAIRDAQIAETRLTGTYDRG is encoded by the coding sequence ATGTCATCCAGAGCCGCGAGCGAGTTCGCCATCGAAGCCACCGCGTTCGACGAGGGAGCGTCGATTCCCGCCCGGTACACCTGCGACGGTGCGGACGTCTCGCCCGAACTGACCATCGGCGGCATCCCCGAGGAGACCGCCAGCCTCGCCCTCGTCGTCGACGACCCCGACGCACCGGGCGGCACCTTCGACCACTGGCTGCTGTGGAACCTCCCGCCGGACACGGTGAACCTCCCGGAGGAGGTCCCCCACGGCGAGACGGTCCCCTCGCTGGGCGACGCCCGGCAGGGGGAGAACGGGTTCGACTCGGTCGGGTACCGCGGGCCCTGCCCGCCGACGGCCCACGGCGCGCACACCTACCGGTTCACGCTCTACGCGTGCGACAGCGACCTGGACGTGGCCGGCGGTGCGGCAGGCGACGAGGTCCGCAGCGCCATCCGGGACGCACAGATCGCGGAGACGCGCCTCACCGGCACGTACGACCGGGGCTGA
- a CDS encoding EthD family reductase, which yields MIKLVNLLVRADDLTHEEFVEYWYEEHVPLAKDLPNAKKYVTSVPNSPEHSEYDGIVELYFEDMGDLKAAFDSEVGKEVMADLETFAKPDEGPTLYVEETVQLDDDA from the coding sequence ATGATAAAACTGGTGAACCTGCTGGTCCGCGCGGACGACCTGACCCACGAGGAGTTCGTCGAGTACTGGTACGAGGAGCACGTCCCGCTCGCGAAAGACCTGCCCAACGCCAAGAAGTACGTCACGAGCGTCCCGAACAGCCCGGAGCACAGCGAGTACGACGGCATCGTCGAACTGTACTTCGAGGACATGGGCGACCTGAAGGCCGCGTTCGACTCCGAGGTCGGCAAGGAGGTCATGGCCGACCTCGAGACGTTCGCCAAGCCCGACGAGGGGCCGACGCTGTACGTCGAGGAGACGGTCCAGCTCGACGACGACGCATGA
- a CDS encoding thiamine pyrophosphate-binding protein yields the protein MKTAGRVVEGLAALDTEFVFGYPGGRVIEVFEELSEHPEIRVVRPRDEREASVMAESYGRMTGKPGVLAGQGPWIGSLGNIGQMEARLASSPMVAITEASERGDYSTLAPYQQSRGDYGGLSLPKILDGVTKEWWFPRTPTETVRSLQLAFKHATAGRPGPTAVILDGDAVSEEFPDDSTPAVWDEERQVRNWQSQPTDSDVVDAVEALQTAERPVILAGNGVHAANAYDELVACAEAYDAVVTTSYLGKSTIPETHERAAGVIGSFGHEGANQVVSEADTLLVVGCRMNPMDTNWQAESFIRPDEQTIVHADIDTRNAGWVYPADVGLIGDAAESLAALATEGAADNEWALDRAAEAREDFAVPECESDDVPIKPQRACKAIESVVGSDTVVTADSGNNRFWLLNYLQTPDTETYFGSGGVGGMGWAAPAAVTAALLGKDAICVAGDGGFTMTMTAVETAVDHDVAPTFVVLNDTSLGMVRQMDDSIPGVEFHDTNFVKVAEALGGRGQHVTEPADLVPALEEAKAADVPTVLDVRIDREEDMAETLQSSFYAEVGGLHE from the coding sequence ATGAAGACGGCCGGACGCGTGGTCGAGGGGCTCGCGGCCCTCGACACGGAGTTCGTCTTCGGCTACCCCGGCGGCCGCGTCATCGAGGTGTTCGAGGAGCTGTCCGAGCACCCCGAGATTCGGGTCGTGCGCCCGCGAGACGAGCGCGAGGCGAGCGTCATGGCCGAGTCCTACGGCCGCATGACCGGCAAGCCGGGCGTGCTGGCCGGGCAGGGGCCGTGGATCGGCAGTCTCGGGAACATCGGCCAGATGGAGGCCCGGCTCGCCTCCTCCCCGATGGTCGCCATCACCGAGGCCTCCGAGCGCGGCGACTACTCCACGCTGGCGCCCTACCAGCAGTCCCGCGGCGACTACGGCGGGCTCTCGCTCCCGAAGATCCTCGACGGGGTCACCAAGGAGTGGTGGTTCCCGCGCACGCCCACGGAGACGGTCCGGTCGCTCCAGCTGGCGTTCAAGCACGCGACCGCCGGCCGTCCCGGCCCCACCGCGGTCATCCTCGACGGGGACGCCGTCTCCGAGGAGTTCCCCGATGACTCGACCCCGGCGGTGTGGGACGAGGAGCGCCAGGTCCGCAACTGGCAGTCCCAGCCGACCGATTCGGACGTGGTCGACGCGGTCGAGGCGCTCCAGACCGCCGAGCGTCCCGTCATCCTCGCCGGAAACGGGGTCCACGCCGCGAACGCCTACGACGAACTGGTCGCCTGCGCCGAGGCCTACGACGCGGTCGTCACCACGTCCTACCTCGGCAAGTCGACCATCCCGGAGACGCACGAGCGCGCCGCCGGCGTCATCGGCTCGTTCGGCCACGAGGGCGCGAACCAGGTCGTCTCCGAGGCCGACACGCTGCTCGTGGTGGGCTGCCGGATGAACCCGATGGACACCAACTGGCAGGCCGAGTCGTTCATCCGCCCGGACGAACAGACCATCGTCCACGCCGACATCGACACCCGGAACGCGGGGTGGGTCTACCCCGCCGACGTCGGCCTCATCGGTGACGCTGCGGAGTCGCTGGCCGCGCTGGCGACCGAAGGCGCCGCCGACAACGAGTGGGCGCTGGACCGCGCCGCCGAGGCCCGCGAGGACTTCGCGGTGCCCGAGTGCGAGTCCGACGACGTCCCCATCAAGCCCCAGCGCGCCTGCAAGGCCATCGAGTCGGTCGTCGGTTCCGACACCGTGGTCACCGCCGACTCGGGGAACAACCGCTTCTGGCTCCTGAACTACCTCCAGACGCCCGATACGGAGACGTACTTCGGCTCCGGCGGCGTCGGCGGGATGGGCTGGGCGGCCCCCGCCGCGGTGACGGCCGCACTCCTCGGCAAGGACGCCATCTGCGTCGCCGGCGACGGCGGCTTCACGATGACGATGACCGCCGTCGAGACCGCGGTCGACCACGACGTGGCCCCGACGTTCGTCGTGCTCAACGACACGAGTCTGGGGATGGTCCGCCAGATGGACGACTCCATCCCCGGCGTGGAGTTCCACGACACCAACTTCGTCAAGGTCGCCGAGGCCCTCGGCGGCCGGGGCCAGCACGTCACCGAGCCCGCCGACCTCGTGCCCGCACTCGAGGAGGCGAAGGCCGCGGACGTGCCGACCGTCCTCGACGTGCGCATCGACCGCGAGGAGGACATGGCGGAGACGCTGCAGTCCTCGTTCTACGCCGAGGTCGGCGGCCTGCACGAGTAG